One genomic region from Pseudochaenichthys georgianus chromosome 15, fPseGeo1.2, whole genome shotgun sequence encodes:
- the LOC117460047 gene encoding hatching enzyme 1.2-like: MWLLVFICMLSVVGGVPINATQEDTSHATDNVTAMSDVQKQGSVIPLNGTQNMTHPATGVLVSMLEPQRSSSETLEGLEDDVIVQEGDILIPEDRNAVQNLWSDAVMPYTISQELADRAFDIHAAFKMISDVTCIRFTPHTTELNYIEFRNGKGCSSYVGCVGGAQALYSAPSCSVGNVCHEIIHALGLHHEHNRRDRDQYISVEWSNIMPGKRSNFEVKQGDTQNLPYDLNSIMHYGESYFSQDGSPTVLSKTSGVQIDQRTHLSELDVLRLNSLYHCGND, translated from the exons ATGTGGCTTCTGGTCTTCATCTGCATGCTTTCAG TCGTTGGTGGTGTCCCTATAAATGCAACACAGGAGGATACCAGTCATGCAACAG ACAATGTTACTGCGATGTCAGATGTGCAAAAACAAG GTAGTGTCATTCCCTTAAATGGCACCCAGAATATGACTCATCCTGCAACAG GTGTGTTGGTGTCAATGCTAGAGCCACAGCGATCCAGTTCAGAAACTCTAGAAG GGCTTGAAGATGACGTGATTGTCCAAGAGGGAGACATTTTGATTCCG GAGGACAGGAATGCCGTGCAGAACCTGTGGTCGGACGCCGTCATGCCGTACACCATCAGTCAGGAACTCG CTGATCGAGCGTTTGACATCCACGCTGCCTTCAAGATGATCTCAGACGTCACCTGCATTCGCTTCACGCCTCACACCACAGAGCTGAACTACATCGAGTTCCGTAATGGCAAAGG CTGTTCGTCCTACGTTGGATGTGTAGGAGGAGCCCAGGCGCTGTACTCCGCACCCTCGTGCTCTGTGGGTAATGTTTGCCATGAGATCATCCATGCTCTGGGTCTGCACCACGAACACAACCGCAGGGACCGCGACCAGTACATCTCTGTGGAGTGGAGCAACATCATGCCAG GGAAACGAAGCAACTTCGAGGTGAAACAAGGAGACACTCAGAACCTGCCGTATGACCTCAACTCCATCATGCACTACGGGGA GTCTTACTTCAGTCAAGATGGCAGTCCGACGGTGTTGTCGAAGACTAGCGGGGTGCAGATAGATCAAAGGACACACCTCAGTGAGCTGGATGTACTGAGGCTGAACTCACTCTACCACTGTGGTAACGACTAA